Proteins from a genomic interval of Scomber scombrus chromosome 11, fScoSco1.1, whole genome shotgun sequence:
- the ttpa gene encoding alpha-tocopherol transfer protein, with translation MNGPQLNDLPDDSELLEPHVSSLRRRALQASELSAVNTFSDGFLIKFLRARDFDVELSLKLLLNYQRWRRDSPEISTCLSPSSVLGLLNTSYHAVLPLRDHTGSRVLVYRIGEWIPKDWTAIQVFRVSLMTSEIIAMETETQRRGVKVVFDLQGWSLGHALQFNPSLAKKISSVLSDSFPLKVRGIHLVNVPMFFRPVFSMIRPFLPEKIKQRIHMHGSDFQDTLSDFFSPPVLPPEYGGEGSEIEEACQDWTNNLLQSEKLLHQIAAHPTGDIATASEDLISEENETEQRSHRDDD, from the exons ATGAACGGGCCTCAGCTCAATGATCTACCGGACGACTCGGAGCTGCTGGAGCCGCATGTGAGCAGCCTGAGGCGGAGAGCCCTGCAGGCCAGCGAGCTGTCTGCTGTCAACACTTTCTCCGACGGCTTTCTCATCAAGTTTCTGCGGGCCAGAGACTTCGACGTGGAGCTCTCTCTGAAG CTCTTATTGAACTACCAGCGGTGGCGGAGGGACAGTCCTGAGATCagcacctgtctgtctccttccTCAGTGCTCGGCCTCCTCAACACATCGTACCATGCCGTCCTCCCACTGCGGGATCACACGGGCAGCAGGGTGCTCGTCTACAGGATTG GTGAGTGGATCCCAAAAGACTGGACAGCCATCCAGGTGTTCAGAGTCAGCCTCATGACGTCAGAGATCATCGCCATGGAGACTGAGACGCAGAGGCGGGGTGTGAAGGTCGTATTTGACCTTCAGGGGTGGAGTTTAGGCCACGCCTTGCAGTTTAACCCTTCCCTCGCCAAAAAGATATCTTCTGTCCTCTCG GACTCTTTTCCACTGAAAGTTAGAGGAATCCATCTGGTCAATGTGCCAATGTTCTTCCGGCCGGTCTTTTCCATGATTCGTCCCTTCCTGCCAGAAAAGATTAAACAGAGG ATCCACATGCATGGTTCTGATTTTCAGGATACTTTAAGCGACTTCTTCTCACCGCCCGTCTTGCCTCCAGAATATGGAGGGGAGGGTTCTGAAATAGAGGAGGCATGTCAAGACTGGACCAATAACCTTCTTCAATCGGAGAAGCTCCTGCACCAGATTGCCGCCCACCCAACGGGTGACATCGCTACCGCCTCTGAGGACTTGATCTCAGAAGAAAATGAGACTGAACAGCGCTCTCACAGGGATGATGATTGA